A single region of the Solwaraspora sp. WMMD406 genome encodes:
- a CDS encoding NUDIX hydrolase, with the protein MTPALEPLRRIAAYAVCVDSEDRFLLVRASPRSGTPGVWSLPGGAVDHGEDPHHTVVRETAAETGISVSVTGLRDVLADMRSLPRRGITLHTDRLIYEAAIRGGQICHRINQPTDLARWCSLDDAKQLPLRPFTASALGLPPESIDLRPDTAPDFPSFHAVPGPDGLHRAQRFAAYAVATDPARRVLLTRIAPGYPGAGRWHLPGGGTDYGEQPGTALIRELVEETGQRGRLIRLLGVASHRDAASLGPEGYPIDWHGVRAFYEVAVDRPTLPIVSDIGGSTSEARWFAPADLAATPSAELTEVTAEAVGAAQLV; encoded by the coding sequence GTGACCCCCGCCCTGGAGCCGCTGCGCAGGATCGCGGCATACGCTGTCTGTGTCGACTCGGAGGACCGGTTTCTCCTGGTCCGAGCCTCTCCGCGCTCCGGTACGCCCGGGGTGTGGTCGCTGCCCGGTGGGGCCGTGGACCACGGGGAGGACCCCCATCACACCGTCGTCCGCGAGACCGCCGCCGAAACCGGCATTTCGGTTTCGGTCACCGGGCTGCGTGACGTTCTCGCCGACATGCGCTCGCTGCCCCGGCGCGGCATCACGCTACACACCGACCGACTGATCTACGAAGCCGCCATCCGTGGCGGCCAGATCTGCCACCGGATCAACCAACCCACCGACCTGGCCCGCTGGTGCAGCCTGGACGACGCCAAGCAGTTGCCGCTGCGCCCGTTCACCGCCAGCGCCCTCGGCCTGCCGCCGGAAAGCATCGACCTGCGGCCGGACACCGCCCCCGACTTCCCGTCGTTCCACGCCGTACCCGGGCCGGACGGGCTGCACCGGGCGCAACGGTTCGCCGCCTACGCGGTCGCCACCGACCCGGCCCGGCGGGTGCTGCTCACCCGGATCGCCCCCGGCTACCCCGGTGCCGGCCGCTGGCACCTGCCCGGCGGCGGCACCGACTACGGCGAGCAGCCCGGCACCGCGCTCATCCGGGAACTCGTCGAGGAGACCGGCCAACGAGGCCGGCTGATCCGGCTGCTCGGGGTGGCCAGCCATCGCGACGCCGCCTCGCTCGGCCCGGAGGGCTACCCGATCGACTGGCACGGCGTACGCGCGTTCTACGAGGTCGCGGTCGACCGGCCCACCCTGCCGATCGTCTCCGACATCGGCGGGTCGACGTCGGAAGCCCGCTGGTTCGCCCCCGCCGACCTGGCCGCCACGCCGTCAGCGGAGCTCACCGAGGTCACCGCCGAGGCGGTCGGCGCCGCTCAGCTTGTCTGA
- a CDS encoding NUDIX domain-containing protein — translation MAGRDVPGRERRIGAYGVCRDAAGRLLMVRASARTGVPGWWQIPGGGVPAGRILLTRIAPGYPGAGRWHLPGGGTDYGEQPAVGLLREIVERPVRPVRSVTCSTYGTGTTRRPSGRKVTPSTGTWSRCSTG, via the coding sequence GTGGCTGGCCGTGACGTCCCCGGCCGGGAACGGCGGATCGGGGCGTACGGCGTGTGCCGCGATGCCGCCGGCCGGCTGCTGATGGTCCGCGCCTCGGCGCGGACCGGGGTGCCGGGCTGGTGGCAGATTCCCGGCGGCGGCGTACCCGCCGGACGGATCCTGCTGACCCGGATCGCCCCCGGCTATCCGGGAGCCGGGCGGTGGCACCTGCCCGGCGGCGGCACCGACTACGGCGAGCAGCCCGCCGTCGGACTGCTGCGGGAAATCGTCGAGAGACCGGTCAGACCGGTCAGGTCGGTGACCTGCTCGACGTACGGCACCGGCACGACCCGGCGGCCCTCGGGCCGGAAGGTCACCCCGTCGACTGGCACGTGGTCCAGGTGCTCTACCGGGTGA
- a CDS encoding phosphatidylcholine/phosphatidylserine synthase — protein sequence MRRSGTFARQVLLVRVGRRTRDVHPRGRDGHLIDPRGRDGHLVDPTARYRLDPVTAAEIAAIAPVSPAIGPPRPAPTADDGLTQIRPATTVPLLPGAQTTARRLRFALVNATTLASLTLGLAAVFLAMQGDVRGAAGCLIACVVFDGLDGALARRLGVASPFGAQMDSLADMCSFGLAAPVVVYASLAGTVSTPAAAVACALVAACAAIRLARFNVSPKDGGFFTGVPTTLAAAVLALGVLIGVPVPGGVQVAGVALLAFAMVSSFPYVKLARLFRLPPWVWVLPVVGALIDVRLTFGVIVLAYLASGPLLWLHQRRPV from the coding sequence CTGCGGCGGAGCGGCACGTTCGCCCGGCAGGTCCTGCTTGTCCGGGTCGGTAGGCGGACCCGCGACGTTCACCCGCGCGGCCGCGACGGCCACCTGATCGATCCGCGCGGCCGCGACGGCCACCTCGTCGACCCGACGGCGCGATACCGGCTGGACCCGGTGACGGCGGCGGAGATCGCCGCGATCGCGCCCGTCAGCCCGGCGATCGGCCCGCCGCGACCGGCCCCGACCGCCGACGACGGCCTGACCCAGATCCGCCCGGCCACCACCGTGCCGCTGCTGCCCGGCGCCCAGACGACGGCGCGTCGGCTCCGGTTCGCGCTGGTCAACGCGACCACCCTGGCAAGCCTGACGCTCGGGCTGGCGGCGGTCTTCCTGGCCATGCAGGGCGACGTGCGCGGCGCGGCAGGCTGTCTGATCGCTTGTGTCGTCTTCGACGGACTCGACGGCGCGCTCGCCCGCCGGCTCGGCGTGGCGAGTCCGTTCGGCGCGCAAATGGACTCACTGGCCGACATGTGCTCCTTCGGCCTGGCTGCCCCGGTCGTGGTCTACGCCTCGCTGGCCGGCACCGTTTCCACACCTGCCGCAGCGGTGGCCTGCGCGTTGGTCGCCGCGTGCGCCGCGATCCGGCTCGCCCGGTTCAACGTGTCGCCGAAGGACGGCGGCTTCTTCACCGGAGTGCCGACCACCCTCGCGGCGGCGGTCCTCGCGCTCGGCGTACTCATCGGTGTACCGGTGCCCGGTGGCGTCCAGGTCGCCGGCGTCGCTCTGCTCGCCTTCGCGATGGTGTCCAGTTTTCCCTACGTCAAGCTGGCCCGACTGTTCCGGCTCCCGCCGTGGGTGTGGGTGCTGCCGGTCGTGGGCGCGTTGATCGACGTCCGGTTGACGTTCGGTGTGATCGTCCTGGCGTACCTGGCCAGCGGGCCGTTGCTGTGGCTGCACCAACGCCGGCCGGTCTGA
- a CDS encoding phosphatidylserine decarboxylase, translated as MSYFPTGGTAGSRGPVRLGDRAARTLTAELARDNAEKHALVVDATIGSTVVTAAIDALLPGDTLTLVPNDVDQVAALRAEITAHGPWVSERVRVIDSLPAADPADTVIIGSPVTGSADDARTLLDGLGKYLTDGGVLAVAVPAVPGGTAGAAAELDRQAALFGVGGDLVLRNTPPVRVHRLRFTPAHVGRADRLGPAMRTSSMPVTRGMHIDSNGVAAAAIALGLAAAARATRRGSKLWLVPALAAVPVAAFFRDPQRDVPDDPSAVVAASDGRVLSVERLRDERLGATEFLRIAVFLSVLDVHVNRSPVAGRVVDHFVTDGGFAAAMKPAAEHNVAAYTVLDTTHGRVVVAQRTGMVARRIVHRAPVGSLLARGERFGLIRFGSRTDVYLPADRAEPLVGSGDRVLGGASVIARWR; from the coding sequence ATGTCCTACTTCCCCACCGGGGGTACCGCCGGTTCACGCGGTCCGGTCCGCCTCGGTGACCGCGCCGCCCGTACGCTGACCGCGGAACTGGCCCGCGACAACGCCGAGAAACACGCCCTCGTCGTCGACGCCACGATCGGATCAACAGTCGTCACGGCAGCGATCGACGCGTTGCTCCCCGGCGACACGCTGACCCTCGTACCCAACGACGTCGACCAGGTCGCCGCGCTGCGGGCCGAGATCACCGCGCACGGACCCTGGGTCAGCGAACGGGTCCGGGTGATCGACTCGCTGCCGGCGGCCGACCCGGCCGACACCGTGATCATCGGCAGCCCGGTGACCGGATCCGCTGACGACGCCCGCACCCTGCTGGACGGCCTGGGCAAGTACCTCACCGACGGCGGCGTACTCGCGGTCGCCGTCCCGGCGGTGCCGGGCGGCACCGCCGGTGCCGCCGCCGAGCTGGACCGGCAGGCGGCGCTCTTCGGCGTCGGCGGCGACCTTGTGCTGCGCAACACCCCACCGGTACGGGTCCACCGCCTACGGTTCACTCCGGCGCACGTCGGCCGGGCCGACCGGCTCGGACCGGCCATGCGGACGTCCAGTATGCCGGTCACCCGGGGAATGCACATCGACTCCAACGGGGTCGCGGCGGCGGCGATCGCCCTCGGTCTCGCCGCTGCCGCCCGGGCCACCCGGCGCGGGAGCAAGCTCTGGCTGGTGCCGGCGCTGGCCGCCGTGCCGGTGGCGGCGTTCTTCCGCGACCCGCAGCGCGATGTCCCGGACGACCCCAGCGCCGTGGTCGCGGCCAGCGACGGCCGGGTGCTCTCGGTCGAACGGCTGCGCGACGAACGGCTCGGCGCGACGGAGTTCCTCCGGATCGCGGTCTTCCTGTCCGTGCTCGACGTGCACGTCAACCGGTCCCCGGTGGCTGGTCGGGTGGTCGACCACTTCGTCACCGACGGCGGTTTCGCCGCCGCGATGAAGCCGGCCGCCGAGCACAACGTCGCGGCGTACACGGTTCTCGACACCACACACGGCCGGGTCGTGGTCGCTCAGCGTACCGGCATGGTCGCCCGCCGGATCGTGCACCGCGCCCCGGTGGGCTCCCTGCTCGCCCGGGGGGAGCGGTTCGGTCTGATCCGATTCGGTTCCCGCACCGACGTGTACCTGCCGGCGGACCGGGCGGAACCACTGGTCGGGTCGGGCGACCGGGTCCTCGGCGGCGCGTCGGTGATCGCCCGCTGGCGCTGA